The Natrinema caseinilyticum genomic sequence CTTGTACCAGCGGAGTAAGCTCAGATTCAGCATGTAGGTGTTCATCAGGTCGGCCGCGAGGCCGACGAAGAGGATGGTCCCGATCGCCGACAGCAGGTCGATGCCGAACAGGGTCGCCGCGATGGCCATCACGAGCATCGCGGTCATCGACGTCACGGTCATCGTGACGCCGGTGCGCATCGCGCGGTACGTGCTCTCGTAGAAGTCACCGCTGCGGCGCAGGATGTGGTTGTTCAGCAGGATGTCGGAGTCGACCGAGTACCCGATCAACATCAGGAGGCCGGCGACCGTCCCGAGCGAGAGCGGAATGCCGGCGAGCGACATGAACGCGAGCGGGATCACGAGGTCCGAAAACGCCGAGATGATGATCGCGATCGAGGGGACGAACGTCCGAAAGAGCAGAAACGCGACGGCGCTCATGCCGACGAACGCGACGACGAGCCCCAGCAGGGCCGTCTGCTGGCT encodes the following:
- the secF gene encoding protein translocase subunit SecF gives rise to the protein MAYFDVPEIDYPRYSNRQLAAVPLAVLAVALLVLSGSFLMYGTPVPLGMDFAGGTELTVQTTTPEGQIPAAFDAQPESVTGAGDNEYIVRFSETDSQALSEQAEENLAGDGNSEIVQSVSSTSASFGEQSQQTALLGLVVAFVGMSAVAFLLFRTFVPSIAIIISAFSDLVIPLAFMSLAGIPLSLGTVAGLLMLIGYSVDSDILLNNHILRRSGDFYESTYRAMRTGVTMTVTSMTAMLVMAIAATLFGIDLLSAIGTILFVGLAADLMNTYMLNLSLLRWYKFEGIRS